The following coding sequences lie in one Mucilaginibacter sp. KACC 22773 genomic window:
- the htpG gene encoding molecular chaperone HtpG, whose product MQEKGSISIHTENIFPIIKKFLYSDNEIFLRELVSNAVDATQKIKRLASLGQYSGELGDLRVEVAFDEVKKTITISDNGLGMTAEEIKKYINQIAFSGATEFMEKFKEAKDANEIIGRFGLGFYSAFMVADKVEIQTLSYQEGAEPAYWVCDGSTEFEIGEGILAERGTEITLYINSESEEFLSKYKLQEILDKYCKFLPVPIKFGTKTESVEDGVDEEGKPKYIDVQEDNIINDTNPIWTKAPSELKDQDYLDFYKQLYPFSEDPLFWIHLNVDYPFNLTGVLYFPKLKNDFEISKNKIKLFSRQVFITDEVKDIVPEFLMLLHGVIDSPDIPLNVSRSFLQADSNVKKINSYITKKVADKLSELFKTDRKAYEEKWTDIGLFVKYGMVSEDKFYDKAKDFVLVSNTKKENFTLSEYKEKVEAIQTDKDGQLVYIYTNDPAKQDSFIQSANKKGYDVLVMNSPIDNHFISQLEQKLEKTSLKRVDADVADKLIKKDEAPESVLTDEQSTKVKDIFNKAISKPAYSVQLESLNPDELPVTVTMDEFMRRMKDMAAMGGGMGFYGNMPDNYKVIVNGNHKLITRILQEENEDVQAQLSKQAFDLALLSQGLLTGAELTEFVNRSVNLI is encoded by the coding sequence ATGCAAGAAAAAGGCAGCATTTCAATCCACACCGAAAACATTTTTCCGATAATTAAGAAATTTCTTTATTCTGATAATGAGATATTTTTGCGCGAGCTGGTATCTAACGCTGTAGATGCTACCCAAAAAATAAAACGCCTGGCTTCTTTAGGCCAATATAGCGGCGAACTTGGCGATCTGCGCGTTGAAGTTGCATTTGACGAGGTTAAGAAAACCATCACCATTAGTGATAATGGCTTGGGTATGACCGCCGAAGAAATAAAAAAATACATCAACCAGATAGCATTTTCGGGCGCTACTGAGTTTATGGAAAAGTTCAAGGAAGCTAAGGATGCCAACGAAATCATCGGTCGCTTTGGTTTAGGCTTTTACTCGGCCTTTATGGTTGCTGACAAGGTTGAAATACAAACACTTAGCTACCAGGAAGGCGCCGAACCAGCGTATTGGGTTTGCGATGGCAGCACCGAATTTGAAATTGGCGAAGGCATTTTAGCCGAGCGCGGTACCGAGATTACCTTATACATCAATAGCGAATCGGAAGAATTCCTGAGCAAATACAAATTGCAGGAAATCCTTGACAAATACTGTAAATTTTTACCTGTGCCTATTAAATTTGGCACCAAAACCGAATCTGTTGAGGATGGTGTTGACGAAGAAGGCAAACCTAAATATATTGATGTTCAGGAAGATAATATCATTAATGATACCAACCCTATCTGGACAAAAGCACCATCTGAATTAAAAGACCAGGATTATCTTGACTTTTACAAACAACTTTACCCTTTCAGCGAAGACCCATTATTCTGGATCCACCTGAATGTTGATTATCCGTTCAACCTTACCGGTGTATTGTACTTCCCTAAGCTGAAAAACGATTTTGAGATCTCGAAAAATAAGATCAAGTTATTTAGCCGCCAGGTATTTATTACCGATGAAGTGAAGGATATAGTGCCTGAGTTTTTGATGTTGTTACATGGTGTAATTGACTCGCCGGATATTCCTTTGAACGTTTCGCGCAGCTTTTTACAGGCCGATAGTAACGTTAAAAAGATAAACAGCTATATCACCAAAAAAGTAGCTGATAAATTGTCAGAATTGTTTAAAACCGACCGTAAAGCTTACGAAGAAAAATGGACAGACATTGGCCTGTTTGTAAAATACGGCATGGTGAGCGAAGATAAGTTTTATGATAAAGCCAAAGACTTTGTTTTGGTAAGCAACACCAAAAAAGAAAACTTTACTTTATCGGAATACAAAGAAAAAGTTGAAGCCATCCAAACCGATAAAGACGGACAGCTGGTTTATATTTATACCAACGATCCGGCTAAACAGGATTCATTTATCCAATCGGCCAACAAAAAAGGTTATGATGTATTGGTGATGAACTCGCCTATTGATAATCACTTCATTAGCCAGCTGGAGCAAAAACTGGAAAAGACTTCGTTGAAACGCGTTGATGCTGATGTAGCTGATAAGCTGATTAAAAAAGACGAAGCGCCTGAATCAGTTTTAACCGACGAGCAATCAACAAAGGTTAAAGACATCTTCAACAAAGCCATTAGCAAACCGGCGTATAGCGTTCAATTAGAGAGCCTTAACCCGGATGAATTGCCAGTAACTGTAACCATGGATGAGTTTATGCGCCGTATGAAAGATATGGCAGCTATGGGTGGCGGCATGGGTTTTTATGGTAATATGCCGGATAATTACAAAGTAATTGTTAACGGAAACCACAAGTTGATAACCCGCATTTTACAGGAAGAAAATGAAGACGTACAAGCCCAGTTATCAAAACAGGCATTTGACCTGGCCCTGCTTTCGCAAGGATTATTAACCGGCGCCGAACTTACCGAGTTTGTAAACCGCAGCGTTAATTTGATTTAA
- a CDS encoding sensor histidine kinase: MIFNRYEWRLLLRVFLLFLALTAAAYVTVKGQPLYLVIFVPLVIYAVIEMIRFQKKAQDEVNQFVESIHYRDFSRHFDVRKAPNELKPLRKGFNDINTTFKLISRERETQYHYLQKILELVDTGILSYEEDTGTISWINEAFKKLLSIPYLKTIQSLEKREPALYHELLKLKPGESNIISIIRNQQMVKILITSSMMRSDDKLYKLLAFQNVSEALDETESKAWSKLLNVMTHEIMNSVAPISSLADTLKNRLQSPEITETMEATELEDLELGIDTIKRRSDGLLKFTESYRSLNKITKLERDRILVRNLFENLNSLMKPTLSKKNIELEIILRDPALAIEADINLIEQVMINLLVNAIEAVKDRDEPRITLSAEAQNNSKTLVKITDNGMGMPHELLDKIFIPFFSTKKTGSGIGLSLCKQIMLLHKGNIQVLSTEGKGSSFILQFVP, from the coding sequence CGCTTATGTAACGGTTAAAGGCCAGCCGCTATACCTGGTGATATTCGTCCCCCTGGTAATTTACGCTGTGATAGAGATGATACGCTTTCAGAAAAAGGCGCAGGACGAGGTAAACCAGTTTGTCGAATCTATACACTACCGCGATTTCTCGCGCCATTTTGATGTGCGCAAGGCCCCAAACGAATTAAAGCCGTTACGCAAGGGCTTTAACGATATCAATACCACCTTTAAATTAATAAGCCGCGAACGCGAAACACAATACCATTACCTGCAAAAGATACTGGAGCTGGTAGATACGGGCATCCTATCGTATGAGGAAGATACCGGCACCATCAGCTGGATAAATGAGGCTTTTAAAAAACTACTCAGCATTCCCTACCTTAAAACTATCCAATCGCTCGAAAAACGGGAGCCGGCGCTTTACCATGAGTTACTTAAGCTAAAACCCGGGGAAAGCAATATCATCAGCATTATCCGTAACCAGCAGATGGTAAAAATTTTAATAACATCCAGCATGATGCGCAGCGACGATAAGTTGTATAAACTACTGGCTTTTCAAAACGTGAGCGAAGCGCTGGACGAAACGGAATCAAAAGCATGGTCGAAATTACTGAACGTGATGACGCATGAGATTATGAACTCGGTTGCCCCAATTTCGTCATTGGCAGATACCTTGAAAAACCGGCTGCAAAGCCCCGAAATTACTGAAACGATGGAGGCTACCGAACTGGAGGACTTGGAGCTGGGTATAGATACCATTAAACGCCGCAGCGACGGCTTGCTGAAGTTTACCGAAAGCTACCGCAGCCTGAACAAGATAACCAAGCTGGAGCGTGACAGGATACTGGTACGCAACCTGTTCGAGAACCTGAACAGCCTGATGAAGCCAACGCTATCTAAAAAGAATATCGAGTTGGAAATTATACTGCGCGACCCTGCCCTGGCCATTGAGGCTGATATAAACCTGATAGAGCAGGTAATGATTAACCTGCTGGTGAATGCCATTGAAGCCGTTAAAGACCGCGATGAGCCCCGCATTACACTATCTGCCGAGGCGCAAAACAACAGCAAAACCCTGGTTAAAATAACTGATAACGGTATGGGTATGCCGCACGAGTTGCTGGATAAAATTTTTATCCCCTTCTTCAGCACCAAAAAAACCGGCAGCGGTATCGGGCTGAGTTTGTGTAAACAGATCATGCTGCTGCACAAAGGCAATATCCAGGTATTATCTACCGAGGGCAAGGGATCATCGTTTATATTGCAGTTTGTGCCGTAA
- a CDS encoding NADPH-dependent FMN reductase translates to MKRILAIPGSLRAGSTNHNILKHLGPLVPADVDYSIYNDLALIPPFDPGNDDDYPPEPLFELRELLKQADGVIICTPEYAFGVPGQLKNMLDWTVSSGSFSEKPVALITASLGGEAAHAAMLLILGALNAQVADGAKLNISFIRSKMDTEGNVTDAATIGLLKNVLDAFLSVIQQ, encoded by the coding sequence ATGAAACGCATTTTAGCCATTCCCGGCAGCCTAAGGGCCGGTTCAACAAATCATAATATCCTGAAACACTTAGGTCCCCTTGTACCTGCGGATGTTGATTACAGCATCTACAACGATTTGGCCCTCATCCCTCCTTTTGACCCTGGCAATGACGATGATTACCCACCGGAACCGCTTTTTGAATTAAGGGAGTTATTAAAGCAGGCCGATGGCGTAATCATTTGCACACCCGAATATGCCTTTGGCGTACCCGGCCAACTAAAAAACATGCTGGACTGGACGGTTTCCAGCGGTTCATTCTCCGAAAAGCCGGTCGCCCTCATCACCGCATCTTTAGGTGGCGAAGCAGCCCACGCCGCCATGCTATTGATCCTGGGCGCACTAAACGCGCAGGTTGCCGATGGGGCAAAGCTGAATATATCATTTATCAGGTCAAAAATGGATACCGAGGGAAATGTTACAGACGCCGCAACTATAGGATTATTAAAAAATGTTTTGGACGCTTTCTTATCCGTTATTCAACAGTGA